The Pseudanabaena galeata CCNP1313 genome includes a region encoding these proteins:
- a CDS encoding (2Fe-2S) ferredoxin domain-containing protein produces MNTFSRLVTPLNLTEIEPLPNGGQIEYEFFPTDLDVTAPLLHHLCQERWQDIGIGHMVDGSVLELEFNAPPKIFKLYDGYLTVVTEGWHLHLCIAENIGGPDRRTPIEQIQSRLVSRAALYRRLNPEGEPRSWGIQFWNGAGVKMMTFFLPNPFIGDNEDLLSERKPNLEKLKLYEELRETYILGAKELPYDRNPLNKKYISVCRSSRCLPSRNYQPIYEALQSAVKEANLEDVEVCVSGCLEVCKMGPVVFYSGDRTWYSRVTPETAKQIVQEHLVAGQPVAKHVYP; encoded by the coding sequence ATGAACACCTTCTCCCGCCTTGTCACTCCCCTTAATCTCACCGAAATTGAACCCTTACCCAATGGCGGTCAAATTGAATATGAATTTTTTCCCACCGATCTTGATGTAACGGCTCCCTTGCTGCATCATCTCTGTCAAGAGCGTTGGCAGGACATTGGCATTGGTCACATGGTGGATGGCAGCGTCTTGGAATTGGAATTTAATGCTCCACCGAAAATCTTTAAACTCTATGATGGCTATCTGACCGTAGTGACGGAAGGATGGCATTTACATCTCTGCATCGCTGAAAATATTGGTGGTCCCGATCGCCGCACACCAATTGAGCAGATCCAAAGCCGTCTGGTCAGCCGCGCTGCCCTCTATCGCCGCCTTAATCCTGAAGGAGAACCACGCAGTTGGGGAATTCAGTTCTGGAATGGCGCAGGGGTGAAGATGATGACTTTCTTTTTACCTAATCCCTTTATTGGTGACAATGAGGATCTGCTCTCAGAGCGCAAGCCAAACTTGGAAAAGTTGAAGTTGTATGAGGAGCTAAGGGAAACTTACATTTTAGGGGCAAAGGAACTCCCTTACGATCGCAATCCCCTTAATAAGAAATATATTTCGGTATGCCGATCTAGTCGTTGTCTGCCATCACGCAACTATCAGCCCATCTACGAGGCTTTACAATCAGCCGTCAAGGAGGCAAATTTGGAAGATGTGGAAGTTTGCGTTTCTGGCTGTTTGGAGGTTTGCAAAATGGGACCTGTGGTTTTCTATTCAGGCGATCGCACTTGGTACAGCCGAGTAACTCCTGAAACTGCGAAACAAATCGTACAGGAGCATCTAGTCGCAGGTCAGCCAGTAGCTAAGCACGTTTATCCCTAG
- a CDS encoding TonB-dependent hemoglobin/transferrin/lactoferrin family receptor → MKLHYILLRNAAFLLFSIPALVFLEDVAIAENVPNNLAILTENKGLKPLASQLAQAAPVQITNVQINPTSSRLEIILETAEGRSLQIDTNNFRIEGNNLVADIPNAVLAIPDQQEFTSANPTAEISNISLTQLEGSTIRVNVAGKDKPPVQEVTLKTQGVLYSLNRDDDPDEEITITGARRARPVRLTPGSISVIDADKIDQNLTQDLRDLFRYEPNVSVGNNRRYGLQDINIRGLGGNRVLILNDGVRLPNQFSFGTPSIGRDYVDIETLQRVEVVRGPASALYGSDALGGVVSFRTIDPEDLLKKRPDQSVVTSLSTNYETTDRSFTNTAAIAFRDGNFEGLLGYTRRDGAEARVPTGNEFVDSRSNARNNWLAKLVYRIDSTSKIGVAAEIFRNRDDFRLAPITVAGLLGPAGFRGQDETINYNTSRDRFSISYDYNDPNSTGFLTAAKAMLYYQNANVDEFRFTDFVRTGAGVDRRRTRNLANTFSDRILGGEVQFQSQFKIDQIPNILTYGFDISNTSNQRIRNGIENRFNAAGTNILSTNVVGADSFPVKDFPDSDTFRLGIYAQNEFNFSDTFSVIAGLRFDSYKLTTKLDQLFLNNSPSVIAADFSDSAVSPSLGFVWQTTPEWTLVGRYAKGFRTPLYSEINAGFTNLTNPFNRYQTLSNPNLRPETSDTFELGIRANYPQFNFALTGFYNSYNNFIQSFASLGRGTVNGIPNVNLFQTQNVARASTYGFELSGEYRFSPEKHGFSLISALGLTVGDNLTTNQPLETVDPIKLVTGLRYRAPEDLWGADLIATFAGQPRLASNRPANSYTPQGYTVIDLTGFYKITPQLTLNMGIFNLFNSQYFLYSDVRPLVTAPAPTDLARFAQPGVSLRAGLTFVF, encoded by the coding sequence ATGAAACTTCATTACATTCTGCTCAGGAATGCTGCTTTTTTATTGTTTAGCATTCCCGCTCTGGTTTTCCTTGAAGACGTAGCGATCGCTGAAAATGTTCCCAATAACTTAGCAATTCTCACAGAAAACAAGGGGCTTAAGCCCCTTGCCTCACAACTTGCCCAAGCCGCCCCTGTACAAATCACCAATGTGCAGATCAATCCCACTAGCAGCCGCTTAGAGATTATTCTGGAAACCGCAGAGGGGCGATCGCTGCAAATTGACACTAATAACTTTCGGATTGAAGGTAATAATCTCGTTGCTGATATTCCCAATGCGGTGTTAGCAATTCCCGATCAGCAGGAATTTACCAGCGCCAATCCCACGGCAGAAATTAGTAACATCAGCCTGACACAATTAGAGGGAAGCACGATCCGCGTCAATGTGGCTGGCAAAGATAAACCGCCTGTGCAAGAAGTCACTTTAAAAACTCAAGGTGTTCTCTACAGCCTCAATCGCGATGATGATCCCGATGAAGAGATTACGATTACGGGGGCAAGGCGGGCGCGTCCTGTGAGACTCACCCCTGGTTCGATTAGCGTCATTGATGCCGACAAAATCGATCAAAATCTCACCCAAGATCTGCGCGATCTTTTTCGCTATGAGCCTAATGTTTCTGTTGGTAACAATCGCCGCTATGGATTGCAGGATATAAATATTCGTGGACTAGGCGGTAATCGCGTTCTCATTCTCAATGATGGCGTGCGCCTTCCTAATCAGTTTTCCTTCGGCACACCTTCAATTGGGCGTGACTATGTGGATATTGAGACTTTGCAACGAGTAGAAGTTGTGCGAGGGCCTGCTTCGGCACTCTATGGCAGTGATGCCCTCGGTGGTGTGGTCAGTTTCCGTACCATTGACCCAGAGGATTTACTCAAAAAGCGTCCCGATCAATCGGTTGTGACCAGTCTATCCACCAATTACGAAACCACCGATCGCAGTTTTACAAATACCGCCGCGATCGCTTTTCGAGATGGCAATTTTGAAGGCTTACTGGGATATACGCGCCGTGATGGAGCCGAGGCAAGGGTTCCCACGGGTAACGAGTTTGTCGATAGCCGTAGCAATGCCCGAAATAATTGGCTTGCGAAATTGGTATATCGCATTGATTCCACTAGTAAGATCGGCGTGGCGGCGGAGATTTTCCGCAATCGCGATGACTTTAGACTTGCGCCGATTACAGTGGCAGGCTTGCTAGGACCAGCAGGATTTCGGGGGCAGGATGAAACGATCAATTACAACACTTCCCGCGATCGCTTCAGTATTTCCTACGATTACAACGATCCCAACAGCACGGGATTCTTAACTGCCGCCAAAGCGATGCTCTATTACCAAAATGCCAATGTCGATGAATTTCGATTTACCGACTTTGTGAGAACAGGGGCAGGCGTGGATCGCCGTCGAACTCGCAATCTTGCAAACACCTTTAGCGATCGCATCTTGGGTGGTGAAGTTCAATTCCAAAGCCAATTTAAAATCGATCAGATTCCGAATATTCTCACCTATGGATTTGATATTTCTAACACCAGCAATCAAAGGATTCGCAATGGCATCGAAAATCGTTTTAATGCGGCTGGAACCAATATCCTGAGTACCAATGTGGTTGGTGCTGACAGTTTTCCAGTTAAAGATTTTCCTGATTCTGATACCTTCCGTTTAGGGATATACGCCCAGAATGAATTTAACTTTAGCGATACCTTCTCCGTAATTGCAGGTTTGCGCTTTGACTCCTATAAACTCACCACCAAACTCGATCAACTTTTTCTTAATAATTCCCCCAGTGTGATCGCGGCGGATTTCAGCGATTCGGCAGTTTCCCCTAGTCTTGGCTTTGTTTGGCAAACTACCCCCGAATGGACGTTAGTGGGACGCTATGCCAAGGGATTCCGCACTCCCTTATATAGTGAAATTAATGCTGGTTTTACAAATCTAACTAATCCTTTCAATCGCTATCAAACCCTCTCAAATCCTAACCTCAGACCAGAAACCAGTGACACCTTTGAGCTAGGGATTCGTGCGAACTATCCCCAGTTTAATTTTGCCCTGACAGGCTTTTACAACAGCTATAACAACTTTATTCAATCCTTTGCGAGCTTAGGTAGGGGAACGGTTAATGGCATTCCCAATGTCAACCTCTTTCAGACTCAGAACGTGGCGCGAGCGAGTACCTATGGCTTTGAGCTAAGTGGTGAATATCGCTTTAGCCCTGAAAAGCATGGCTTTAGCCTCATTTCGGCTCTGGGTCTGACCGTTGGCGACAATTTGACTACCAATCAACCTTTGGAAACCGTCGATCCAATTAAGTTAGTGACAGGGCTGCGTTATCGCGCTCCCGAAGATCTATGGGGTGCAGATTTGATCGCCACCTTTGCGGGGCAGCCTCGACTCGCCAGTAATCGTCCTGCCAATTCCTATACGCCCCAAGGCTATACTGTGATTGACCTGACAGGATTTTATAAGATCACTCCCCAACTCACTTTAAATATGGGCATCTTCAATTTATTTAATAGTCAATATTTCCTCTATTCCGATGTACGTCCCTTGGTTACGGCTCCTGCGCCGACGGATCTGGCTAGATTTGCCCAACCAGGAGTCAGTTTGAGAGCAGGTTTGACTTTTGTGTTTTAA
- a CDS encoding ABC transporter substrate-binding protein — protein MRKFSLSLLCLGLAAMGTGCAIALSSPAPNNSLASKSPNTSSNCITKYESDRDYFPVKTKIKHALGFDVSYHKHYKIITVKQPWKNANQVFRYVLVQCGTPIPEGFSADQIIQVPVPSIAILSTTHLAHLEKLGLLDRLVAMSSLDLVYGQQTQTKLKSQGVQDLGRGSTVNVEKILALSPALVTTFGTGSPERDRHPKLLEAGLKVGLNAEYMESSPLGQAEWLKFTALFFNQEERANQVFDEMEARYEKVAAIAKSAQNKPTVVTGFHRNGTWYVAGGKSYVAKYLTDAGAEYLWADDPTSGSNPLSFEEVYRRGRSADFWLNGSQDWKQKEDIPKADIRYRDFQAWQTGQMYSANARISPTGGNDYWQSGITSPDVVLADLVKIFHPELMPDHQLFYYRKIEP, from the coding sequence ATGCGTAAATTCAGTCTAAGCTTGCTCTGCCTAGGTTTGGCGGCTATGGGAACTGGTTGCGCGATCGCCCTTAGTTCTCCTGCTCCCAACAATTCTTTGGCTTCTAAAAGCCCTAACACCTCCTCAAATTGCATTACTAAATACGAAAGCGATCGCGATTATTTTCCTGTCAAAACCAAGATTAAGCACGCGCTCGGCTTTGATGTGTCCTACCATAAGCATTACAAAATCATCACTGTCAAACAACCTTGGAAAAACGCTAATCAGGTATTCCGTTATGTGCTGGTGCAATGCGGCACGCCGATTCCCGAAGGATTTAGCGCCGACCAAATCATCCAAGTTCCCGTACCATCGATCGCCATTCTCTCCACCACCCATCTTGCCCACTTAGAGAAACTGGGATTGCTCGATCGCCTCGTTGCTATGAGTAGCCTCGATCTGGTCTATGGACAGCAAACTCAAACAAAACTCAAAAGCCAAGGAGTACAGGATCTGGGACGGGGCAGCACCGTTAATGTGGAAAAAATATTAGCCCTCAGCCCTGCCCTCGTGACCACCTTCGGCACTGGCAGCCCCGAACGCGATCGCCATCCTAAACTTCTAGAAGCAGGGCTGAAAGTGGGGCTGAATGCTGAATATATGGAATCTAGTCCCCTCGGACAGGCGGAATGGCTAAAGTTTACAGCCCTATTTTTTAATCAGGAAGAACGCGCTAATCAAGTTTTTGATGAGATGGAAGCTCGCTATGAAAAGGTGGCGGCGATCGCCAAATCCGCTCAAAATAAGCCCACTGTAGTTACAGGATTTCATCGCAATGGTACTTGGTATGTGGCAGGTGGCAAAAGCTATGTGGCAAAGTATTTAACCGATGCGGGAGCCGAATATCTTTGGGCAGACGATCCCACCTCTGGCAGTAATCCCCTCAGTTTTGAAGAAGTCTATCGACGCGGGCGATCGGCAGATTTTTGGCTCAATGGTAGTCAAGATTGGAAACAGAAAGAAGACATTCCCAAAGCCGATATCCGTTATCGTGATTTTCAAGCTTGGCAAACTGGACAGATGTATAGCGCCAATGCCCGCATCAGTCCCACAGGTGGCAATGACTACTGGCAAAGCGGCATTACCAGTCCCGATGTCGTACTCGCCGATCTTGTAAAAATCTTTCATCCCGAACTCATGCCCGATCATCAACTCTTCTATTACCGCAAAATTGAACCATGA
- a CDS encoding TonB-dependent receptor, with the protein MVIPVAIAVEDEEPEIDITVTGKILNRPVTSTQRRDATLQDGTRPAYTINRQEIEQQGARTAKEALKFLPSILGGGTVGTEFNALSGQFIRGSNTNQVLILIDGRPVNNVGGGGFDLSEIPASIIERIEVIPGGGSTLYGSDAIGGIINIITTRPTEKFTANAKVELGSYGLNEQSLQLSQRVGEFSYLVGFSRTQAQNNYPFSIPEVGFSGVRTNNDAIANNTNIKLEYQPSDRTKLSFTGFYLAKNQGTPGGVPIANPLFGQGFFNSLTDNNRKFTDQVFLDLGLEQKLGEGDDSLLLVRAFSDRLNTRFDNRTTAANTLVGNPPVLTNTPRTPQRFETRQNSLGFQIQHNWKFAPTQILTYGFDYRSTNAISETTNLATNVLTPSYNANISQGAVFAQYSNDLTDRLNITAGLRQEFSSLVNGSATTPSVGIKYALTDSTTVRANYIRNFRTPTIANLFNANPTNIGNPNLLPETGDSYDIGIDQKLGDIGLFRLTAFSNNISNLIAFQRIAPPVNGISGTFQNLGQVVTNGLEASLNLQIVPNFFLAANYTLNDPRIISSVNAGENGKELRFAGANKLNIGLSYENPQGWYAGLFMNSLSGFPTDNLNTEFLSGQTTFDLRLRAPITAQISATLGIENIFDQRFQLFAGFPDGGRTIRGSLSFQF; encoded by the coding sequence ATGGTGATCCCTGTAGCGATCGCGGTGGAAGATGAGGAGCCTGAAATTGACATTACCGTAACTGGCAAAATCCTCAATCGCCCCGTCACTTCCACTCAACGTCGTGATGCAACCTTGCAGGATGGCACTCGTCCTGCCTACACGATCAATCGCCAAGAGATCGAACAACAGGGTGCAAGAACTGCCAAAGAAGCCTTGAAATTTCTGCCCAGTATTCTTGGTGGCGGCACTGTTGGCACAGAATTCAATGCCCTTAGTGGTCAATTTATTCGGGGTTCCAATACCAATCAAGTTTTGATTTTGATCGATGGTCGCCCCGTGAATAATGTTGGTGGTGGTGGCTTTGACCTATCAGAAATTCCCGCCAGTATTATCGAACGGATTGAAGTCATCCCAGGCGGTGGTTCGACTCTCTATGGTTCCGATGCGATCGGTGGGATTATTAACATCATTACTACCCGCCCAACGGAAAAATTTACGGCTAATGCCAAGGTGGAATTAGGAAGTTATGGCTTAAATGAGCAGTCATTACAACTGAGTCAGCGTGTCGGTGAATTTAGTTATTTAGTGGGATTTTCACGCACACAGGCTCAAAATAACTATCCTTTTAGCATTCCTGAAGTCGGCTTTAGTGGTGTCAGAACGAATAATGACGCGATCGCTAATAACACGAACATCAAATTAGAATATCAGCCCAGCGATCGCACAAAACTCTCATTCACAGGCTTCTATCTTGCTAAAAATCAGGGAACCCCTGGGGGTGTGCCAATTGCCAATCCCTTGTTTGGGCAAGGATTTTTTAATAGTCTCACCGATAATAATCGCAAATTTACCGATCAGGTATTTCTTGATTTAGGATTGGAACAGAAGTTAGGTGAAGGGGATGACTCGCTATTGTTGGTGAGAGCTTTTAGCGATCGCTTAAATACGCGCTTTGACAACCGCACCACCGCCGCTAATACCCTTGTTGGCAATCCTCCCGTTCTGACAAATACGCCACGAACTCCACAGCGATTTGAAACCCGTCAAAATAGCCTCGGTTTTCAAATTCAGCACAATTGGAAATTTGCGCCCACACAGATCCTCACCTATGGCTTTGACTATCGCTCCACCAATGCGATTAGTGAAACCACAAACCTTGCTACCAACGTGCTTACCCCTAGTTATAATGCCAATATTTCCCAAGGGGCTGTGTTTGCTCAATATAGCAACGATTTAACGGATAGATTGAATATTACCGCAGGACTGCGGCAAGAGTTCAGCAGCTTAGTAAATGGTTCGGCAACCACGCCATCGGTAGGAATTAAATATGCGCTCACTGATTCCACAACTGTTAGGGCAAACTATATCCGCAACTTCCGCACCCCCACAATCGCCAATTTATTTAATGCCAACCCCACGAATATCGGCAATCCTAACCTCTTACCTGAAACTGGCGACAGTTATGACATCGGCATCGATCAAAAGTTAGGCGATATTGGTTTGTTTCGGCTGACCGCTTTCTCCAATAACATTTCTAATCTGATTGCTTTCCAAAGAATTGCGCCGCCCGTCAATGGCATCTCTGGCACTTTCCAGAATCTCGGTCAGGTGGTGACAAATGGACTGGAAGCATCATTAAATCTGCAAATTGTTCCCAACTTTTTCCTTGCTGCCAACTACACGCTCAATGATCCGCGCATCATCTCCAGTGTCAACGCAGGGGAAAATGGCAAGGAACTCCGCTTTGCAGGGGCAAATAAACTGAATATTGGGCTGTCCTACGAAAATCCGCAGGGATGGTATGCAGGATTATTCATGAATTCCCTTAGTGGTTTTCCCACTGATAACCTGAATACCGAATTTCTGTCTGGACAGACCACCTTCGACCTGCGACTTCGCGCTCCCATCACCGCCCAAATATCTGCGACCCTTGGTATTGAGAATATCTTCGACCAACGCTTTCAGCTATTTGCAGGTTTTCCCGACGGTGGGCGCACGATTCGCGGCAGTTTAAGTTTTCAGTTTTAA
- a CDS encoding DUF1636 domain-containing protein: MTQHKLFVCTLCRFSNTQKEYEGLRGGQHLFNALSENLAGLGDRLQVEPVKCMAACDRACAVAFTGANKHTFIFSDLHPLEAATDVSQFCQQYLEHPTGAVPYQERPEAIKRKLFVVLPPS; this comes from the coding sequence ATGACTCAACATAAACTCTTTGTTTGTACCCTTTGCCGTTTTTCCAATACCCAAAAGGAATATGAAGGCTTGAGAGGTGGACAGCATCTTTTTAATGCTCTCAGCGAGAATCTGGCAGGACTAGGCGATCGCTTACAAGTTGAGCCTGTGAAGTGTATGGCAGCTTGCGATCGCGCCTGTGCGGTTGCCTTTACAGGAGCGAATAAGCATACGTTTATTTTTAGCGATCTGCACCCGTTAGAGGCGGCAACTGATGTATCGCAATTTTGCCAACAATATTTAGAGCATCCCACGGGAGCCGTTCCCTACCAAGAGCGTCCAGAGGCGATCAAGCGCAAACTTTTTGTGGTACTACCGCCTTCATAG
- a CDS encoding iron ABC transporter permease — MDYPLKYSLKEHRIALIFLALLISLGLSAIASLVVGSVWIPLPDLVKIILHQSPETGWAQIFWQFRLPKALTAIFCGAALAVSGLQMQVLFGNPLAGPFVLGVSSGASLGVAIAILATEALGQVSAVLGSESTLVAACIGAAFSMGLVAIASKFVQNSTTLLVLGLMMGYGVGAVVNILLYFSSPERVQSYINWTFGSFAGVTVARLPMLCGAISLGLLLAIAAIKPLNTMLLGEMQARSLGTQISKLRLGIVINVALLAGTVTAFCGPIAFLGVAVPHLCRALFRSTDCRIILPATILVGANLAIAADLVTQLPNKTLLPLNSVTSLLGAPIVVWTILRRK, encoded by the coding sequence ATGGATTACCCATTGAAATATTCCTTAAAAGAACATCGGATCGCCCTAATTTTTCTCGCGCTTTTAATCAGCCTAGGATTAAGCGCGATCGCCAGCTTAGTTGTGGGTTCCGTATGGATTCCCCTCCCCGATCTCGTCAAAATTATACTTCATCAATCCCCTGAGACAGGCTGGGCGCAGATTTTTTGGCAATTTCGGCTACCTAAAGCTCTTACCGCCATCTTTTGTGGAGCCGCCCTCGCCGTCAGTGGCTTACAAATGCAGGTTCTATTTGGTAATCCCTTAGCGGGTCCCTTTGTATTGGGAGTTAGCTCTGGAGCCAGTTTAGGCGTAGCGATCGCTATTCTGGCAACGGAGGCATTAGGACAAGTCAGTGCCGTATTAGGCAGCGAATCCACCTTAGTCGCCGCTTGTATTGGTGCAGCTTTCTCCATGGGTTTAGTGGCGATCGCTTCCAAATTTGTGCAGAATTCCACCACTCTCTTAGTTTTAGGGCTAATGATGGGCTATGGCGTAGGCGCAGTGGTGAATATTTTGCTCTATTTCAGTTCCCCCGAACGGGTGCAATCCTATATCAACTGGACTTTTGGCAGTTTCGCAGGGGTCACGGTAGCAAGATTACCGATGCTATGTGGCGCAATTTCGCTGGGATTATTATTAGCGATCGCCGCAATCAAGCCCCTGAATACAATGCTGCTAGGGGAAATGCAAGCCCGCAGTTTAGGCACACAAATTTCTAAACTGAGATTAGGAATTGTAATCAATGTCGCCCTATTAGCAGGAACCGTCACCGCATTCTGTGGACCGATCGCCTTTCTCGGTGTCGCTGTCCCCCACCTCTGTCGCGCCCTATTTCGCTCCACCGATTGCCGAATTATTCTCCCCGCCACGATCCTAGTCGGCGCAAACTTAGCGATCGCGGCGGATCTAGTTACGCAATTACCCAACAAAACCCTACTGCCTCTCAATTCCGTAACATCTCTCCTAGGCGCACCGATTGTGGTCTGGACAATTTTGAGAAGAAAGTAA
- a CDS encoding ABC transporter substrate-binding protein, protein MIYRVFQFMRSLRNWVIISLIAIFTIACNPAIPSQSTAPTTPVQSPTAEVKPVGASKVVALTSLSADIVHRLDKTKLVGIPGSRLLRENAEISKITQVSEGQTPPNLEKIIALKPDLVIGASGFHDQVLAKLKELGIKTMTSSITSWQSLEELTKAIATEIQVDPTALIQSYQSLISAKATTPKSTLVLVSSQPILAPNKNSWAGDLLTQFQINNAAAELQGQSPMRGYITLSAEKVLEANPQVLILVDVGDGTINKLKETPFWNKLDAVTSDRVYTFDYFGLVNPGSIDAITKACNKLQEIVKTNA, encoded by the coding sequence ATGATTTATCGAGTATTTCAATTTATGCGATCGCTAAGAAATTGGGTAATTATTTCCCTAATCGCCATATTTACCATAGCTTGCAACCCTGCGATCCCTTCCCAATCTACGGCTCCAACAACACCCGTACAATCCCCAACCGCCGAGGTTAAACCCGTTGGCGCTTCTAAAGTGGTTGCTTTAACTTCGCTTTCCGCCGATATTGTGCATCGCTTAGACAAAACGAAACTAGTCGGTATTCCTGGAAGTCGCTTATTGAGAGAGAATGCCGAAATCTCTAAAATCACCCAAGTCAGCGAAGGACAAACCCCACCAAATTTAGAGAAAATCATTGCCCTCAAACCTGACTTAGTAATTGGTGCATCAGGGTTTCATGATCAGGTTCTTGCTAAGTTGAAGGAGCTAGGTATTAAGACCATGACCTCTAGCATTACCAGTTGGCAGTCCTTAGAGGAATTAACCAAGGCGATCGCCACTGAAATACAAGTCGATCCCACCGCTCTAATTCAGTCCTATCAATCACTAATTTCTGCTAAGGCGACTACTCCCAAATCAACCCTCGTTCTCGTCAGTTCGCAGCCTATTCTTGCACCTAATAAAAATAGTTGGGCAGGGGATTTATTAACTCAGTTCCAAATTAATAATGCGGCTGCCGAGTTACAAGGTCAAAGCCCTATGCGAGGCTACATAACACTTTCAGCGGAAAAGGTTTTAGAAGCGAATCCTCAGGTTCTCATTCTCGTTGATGTTGGTGATGGCACAATTAATAAATTAAAGGAAACTCCCTTTTGGAATAAGCTCGATGCAGTGACCAGCGATCGCGTTTACACCTTCGACTATTTTGGACTAGTCAATCCTGGAAGCATTGATGCAATTACTAAAGCATGTAACAAGTTACAGGAGATTGTTAAAACCAATGCTTGA